The following proteins are encoded in a genomic region of Vanessa tameamea isolate UH-Manoa-2023 chromosome 4, ilVanTame1 primary haplotype, whole genome shotgun sequence:
- the LOC113403953 gene encoding growth hormone-inducible transmembrane protein-like yields the protein MFSRLCVARSALNVTQTLKTPVPQRFVPKNYIVRNYAREPRSRVATQSQPTVWQKLMAPAGPNAFSLGKGALAGASAVGLVALCYYGSGVKPGTLQEAHLWPQYVKDRIKATYGYIAGSLVLTAGSAITVFRTPALLNLVARNGWVSIIVTMGLMIGSGMVVRGMEYKPGFGPKQLAWMVHTGIMGAVIAPMCFLGGPILMRAAWYTAGVVGGLSTIAVCAPSGEFLNMRAPLAMGLGAVFAASLAGMFLPPTSALGAGLYSLSLYGGLIVFGGFLLYDTQAIIKRAEMHPMYGFQPYDPINSAISVYLDVLNIFMRIAMILAGGGGNKRK from the exons ATGTTTTCTCGATTGTGCGTCGCTCGGTCAGCTTTAAATGTTACACAAACACTCAAAACTCCAGTACCTCAAAGATTTGTTCCCAAGAATTATATTGTGAGGAATTATGCACGTGAACCACGCTCCAGAGTTGCTACGCAATCACAGCCCACTGTCTGGCAAAAATTAATGGCCCCAGCAGGTCCTAATG CTTTCAGCTTGGGAAAAGGAGCATTGGCAGGTGCATCAGCTGTTGGACTTGTGGCTCTATGCTATTATGGTTCTGGAGTCAAACCTGGGACATTGCAAGAAGCACA tTTGTGGCCACAATATGTTAAGGATCGCATCAAGGCCACCTATGGATACATAGCTGGATCCCTTGTCCTGACAGCTGGGAGTGCAATCACTGTTTTCAGAACACCTGCTTTGCTTAATTTAGTTGCTCGTAATGGATGGGTG tcAATCATCGTGACAATGGGGCTGATGATTGGTTCAGGCATGGTAGTCCGGGGTATGGAATACAAACCAGGTTTTGGACCTAAACAGCTAGCATGGATGGTGCATACTGGTATCATGGGTGCTGTTATTGCTCCCATGTGCTTCCTTGGTGGACCTATTCTCATGCGTGCTGCTTG GTATACAGCTGGTGTAGTCGGAGGTCTTAGTACAATTGCAGTGTGTGCTCCATCTGGGGAGTTCCTCAACATGCGTGCTCCGCTGGCCATGGGCTTGGGCGCCGTTTTCGCCGCTTCACTTGCTGGCATGTTTTTACCACCCACATCTGCACTTGGAGCAG gATTGTATTCACTGAGCTTGTATGGTGGCTTAATTGTGTTTGGTGGTTTCCTGCTGTATGATACACAGGCAATTATTAAACGAGCAGAGATGCATCCAATGTATGGATTCCAGCCTTATGACCCAATTAATTC GGCTATTTCGGTTTACTTGGATGTACTCAACATTTTCATGCGGATTGCTATGATCCTCGCAGGCGGCGGCGGCAACAAGCGGAAATAG